The Ooceraea biroi isolate clonal line C1 chromosome 3, Obir_v5.4, whole genome shotgun sequence genome contains the following window.
CCATTCCAGAATGTCACTGATCAGGTAGCAACGGAAGTTCTGGAAGGCGAGGAACTAATGCGAGTGGTACAGTACAGAAGCGGCACGAATACTTTGGGGATAGTCTTTTTCTGCCTAGTCTTCGGCACGTTCTTAGGAACTCTCGGTGAAAAAGGTCAGGTCGTCATAGACTTCTTCAAGGCTGTATTCGAAGTCATCATGCGAATGGTCTCAACTGTTATGTGGTGAGCACTTGATGAGAATCAAAGATAGCACTTTGTGATAACAACGGTTGGTACTGAAAATACCTCGCTTCCAGGATGACACCAGTCGGCATCACTTCCGTAATAGCAGgcaaaatacttggcgtggACGACTTGGTACTGGTGATGTCGCAGCTGGGGTGGTTCATCGTCACGATCGCGATTGGTGTCTTTCTCTATCAGCTGGTGATCATGCAACTGATATATTTGGCCTTCGTTAGAAAGAACCCCTTTAAATTCTACGCCGGCCTGGCCCAGGGCACCCTCACCGCCTTCGCCATGGCATCAACGTGAGTCGTCGATCTTCGAATCCGAGCCCGACCTTCAGATAATCCATTTCGCCTGCCTCACAGGGCCTCGGTCAACGTTGTGATCGTACTTTCTGACCTCGTAGCCTCTCCGTTTCCTCGTCGGTCGCCTCCCGCAGACGGTCCCATCTCTACATCCTTCCACCCTTTCTTCCCTGTCACCTGGACCTTTCTATGCTCGCGCGAAATGGAGCTGGTCTGCCGCGCGATTGATAGTGGCACATGGTTGATTCCAAAACGTTCGACGTCGTAAGATAGACAATGAGTGATACGTGGCGATGAAAGACGTGTACCGATCGGATCGATTGACAGAGACAATATGTGTCAGCCAGCTGTGTGGAGGCTTTGCGAGGCCACGATCCCGGCATCCTATCCAAATCATTCGAGTCAGCTTTACAGCGAATTAATTTACCGCGGAATTACCATAACTTCACTATTCCTCATTCAATTTCTGTAAAGAAACGTTGTCGAAGCTGGCTGATTCCTAATTACCCCGTTAGTTCTTTCTTACAACAGTCTCTTTTAATGTTCGCTTGCGAGGAGATGCTCGCCATGCCacatgagaaagaaaaaaagtggGAAAGAGGTATGCAGTTCCGGGTAGCACTTAGAATGCTGATACTTCCGGTTCCTAGCCATCAGGCTGCCGTACGGACTTCCAAAGAACGTTACCAATCCTGTGGTAACGCGAGCGGAATTTCGTTCACggaaataatgtattattacagCGCGTAAGAAATCGTAGAAAACTTTCAAGATACTACTACGATATTGTGTAATTCTTCGATAATAATGTCGTGTACAAACCGGTGATCTGCTGACTCCGTGTTACCTGGACTGATTCGCAGCGTGGAAGTCTGCTAAGGACTTATAGTCCGAATCTTCAAACTATTCTCTCGCGAGggcgaggaagagggagaagaaATCGCTAAAGGAGGCTTCCACGTTAAacttataatgaataaatttagatCTGCCGAACTGAAAAAATATTGGTTGCTTGTGTCGTGCTCGCTCTTGCAGGTACGACGAGGACGTCGATGACCAGCCGTACTGCTGAACAACCATCGTGCGATCATTTGTCCCTTGATAATTCATTTTTGGGAGTCACGCGAAGCAACGATCATTTTTTCAGTTCGCACTACGTATCGTTCTCCGGAGTCCTTCCTTTCCTTCGTCCTTAGCCCAGTGTCCAATATTTTTTGGAGAATCACCCCACGTTATCCAGTCTTATCCGCCATCCCCGTGCCCTCACGATCACTCCccttattattactttaagaCAGTGCTTAACGTTTATGATCCAGCTCGGTTTTATACAGTTGTACCTAACTCAATCTATTTTCTCTGTGGATTAACTGTTTCCAGAAAAGAGCGTATACACAACTGTGCGTACACTGTGACTGACTGAGAAAGTATTCTCAGTGTAACTGAACAGAGACTGTATGAATATCATGATGATGTATTAGAACACGCACTGCACGCGGCCTTTTGCAGGTGGTTGACTCTGAGAGACCGAGGGTAGCGCTTGGTAAGTAACTAATGGCCGCAACATGAAGATACGATTGTTCTGTTGTAGGATCGAGCAGGTCTGACGCGGTCTGATGGACATCCTGCGGACTGTTGTAAAGCTAATTCCGGTTGATTTTCAGGTTGTTTCCACGGTCATTCTGGCTGTTATTCTGGCACTCTTTCTACTATCATATTTGCAGACATTTTTCACACGATTAACGTGCCGTTACGAGTATACCGTGTATTCTCACCTCATTCACGTACCATTCTCTATCGTTTCTCAAATCTGTTCGATTCGATTCATCCTCTGATCAGTTATGTTTAAGAGAGTCACAATGAATTCACGCTATTTATCTATCCCGTAAGTTCTTACGCCAGAATGACCATCGACTGCAGCGACAGGCGACGTGGAGTGAATCTTTCTACTATCATCGGTAGCATGTCTTGCCCGATCTTTGCTAACGCAGCTTTGTACAGGGCTGCCGCGCTCCCCGTGACTTTTCGTCTGATGACCGAGAAGCTCAGAGTCGACCCTAGAGTCACCAGATTCGTCCTGCCGATCGGCTGCAATATTAACATGGATGGTACCGCGCTCTTCGTCGCAGTGGCCAGCATATTCATCGCGCAGATGAACGGTATCTTTCTGGGATTCGGCGAGATTATTACCGTTATGTAAgttctcttttttcatttttaaagcTTTCTTGCAATTATAGGAATTTTATCGCAttgttcttttttatatttattattttatcactttGTATTTCACAAAGTCTGACATCCACTGCTGCCTCTGTGTCGTCGGCCTCGGTACCAAGCGCTGCGCTCGTCCTATTATTGGTCGTTTTAAGCGCCATCGATGCTCCTGTTAACGATGTCTCCCTCTTATTCGCGATCGACTGGTTCGTGTAAGTATCAATCAAGATATCCATGTTAGGGATCTCAAAGAAACTTTTTGTTGTATTACAagtttcaatatattattctttattatgtcggaagagaggaagagaagtaaaatatacaagaaagcgatacaaataattattttattattcaacaaATAATTCTTCATTGCATGATCTCGAATGTGAACGCGAATATTACTTCATATTTGTACAGAGATCGAATCAGGACCACCAACAATATGTTGGGAGACTGCTACGCTGCTGCAGTAGTTGAACAGCTCTCGAAGAAGGAACTGATGGCGCTAGACGCAGCAGCCTATCAAGtaagaaacattaattaattagttgcTTGATTCTATCACGCTATCATAATAATCGTGCATcaatctatttaattatttaattccagTCGGAGACCGTGCTGCCAACTGCTATTGCCAACGGATGTGTTTCCGCCAACAGGGTACCTGAT
Protein-coding sequences here:
- the LOC105281384 gene encoding excitatory amino acid transporter isoform X2; this encodes MEEKSSARFSEYLFAKMGGQDVSASQGPRKVTADTRKWMRENLLLMVTLSGVLFGVILGFGLRPLDLGDDAVMLISYPGELFMRLLKLMILPLVIASLISGSASLNARMNGMIAVRTLVYFIVTSLLNAILGVALVLVIHPGNPGIRESITPSHHARAVNILDSLLDLGRNMFPDNLFQAAFQQAHTVYVPKKQPFQNVTDQVATEVLEGEELMRVVQYRSGTNTLGIVFFCLVFGTFLGTLGEKGQVVIDFFKAVFEVIMRMVSTVMWMTPVGITSVIAGKILGVDDLVLVMSQLGWFIVTIAIGVFLYQLVIMQLIYLAFVRKNPFKFYAGLAQGTLTAFAMASTAAALPVTFRLMTEKLRVDPRVTRFVLPIGCNINMDGTALFVAVASIFIAQMNGIFLGFGEIITVILTSTAASVSSASVPSAALVLLLVVLSAIDAPVNDVSLLFAIDWFVDRIRTTNNMLGDCYAAAVVEQLSKKELMALDAAAYQSETVLPTAIANGCVSANRVPDPDTVVVEMQDDARITGIAK
- the LOC105281384 gene encoding excitatory amino acid transporter isoform X1, which translates into the protein MEEKSSARFSEYLFAKMGGQDVSASQGPRKVTADTRKWMRENLLLMVTLSGVLFGVILGFGLRPLDLGDDAVMLISYPGELFMRLLKLMILPLVIASLISGSASLNARMNGMIAVRTLVYFIVTSLLNAILGVALVLVIHPGNPGIRESITPSHHARAVNILDSLLDLGRNMFPDNLFQAAFQQAHTVYVPKKQPFQNVTDQVATEVLEGEELMRVVQYRSGTNTLGIVFFCLVFGTFLGTLGEKGQVVIDFFKAVFEVIMRMVSTVMWMTPVGITSVIAGKILGVDDLVLVMSQLGWFIVTIAIGVFLYQLVIMQLIYLAFVRKNPFKFYAGLAQGTLTAFAMASTAAALPVTFRLMTEKLRVDPRVTRFVLPIGCNINMDGTALFVAVASIFIAQMNGIFLGFGEIITVILTSTAASVSSASVPSAALVLLLVVLSAIDAPVNDVSLLFAIDWFVDRIRTTNNMLGDCYAAAVVEQLSKKELMALDAAAYQSETVLPTAIANGCVSANRVPDPDTVVVEMQDDARITGIANLGILHMSRSVTEETV